One Misgurnus anguillicaudatus chromosome 19, ASM2758022v2, whole genome shotgun sequence genomic region harbors:
- the angptl8 gene encoding angiopoietin-related protein 3, giving the protein MQTVLCVLCAALCLNCVISSPLKNIQSKGNLASVDEVSVLMYGVLQFSESLHHMYQSTEAKLERVMKAIRRTESEVKRLGLDTEQAAQTELQIKEKLKLIQAQMESLQAQTQESRSKITRLEQEEAELKKKLKNLEEDLNSSLPEIIKYKTFKNTALLKDLMKWAEEQKIKLKNQTQQLAQLQEQNVV; this is encoded by the exons ATGCAGACAGTTTTATGCGTGCTGTGTGCGGCTCTGTGTCTGAACTGTGTCATCTCATCTCCATTGAAAAATATTCAGAGCAAAGGAAATCTGGCTTCTGTGGATGAGGTGAGCGTTCTCATGTATGGCGTTTTGCAGTTCAGCGAGTCCCTGCATCACATGTATCAAAGCACAGAAGCAAAGCTGGAGCGCGTGATGAAGGCCATCAGAAGAACCGAGAGTGAGGTCAAGAGGCTGGGTCTTGACACAGAGCAGGCGGCTCAAACCGAACTTCAGATTAAAGAGAAGCTCAAGCTTATTCAG GCTCAAATGGAAAGTCTACAGGCCCAGACCCAAGAAAGCAGAAGCAAGATTACTAGGCTGGAGCAGGAAGAGGCGGAGCtaaagaaaaaactaaaaaatttgGAGGAAGACTTAAACAGCTCTTTGCCGGAGATCATCAAG TAtaagacatttaaaaacacagcacTTCTGAAGGATCTGATGAAGTGGGCAGAGGaacagaaaataaaattaaagaatcAAACCCAGCAGCTGGCCCAGTTACAGGAACAG aatgtggtgtaa